Below is a window of Fibrobacterota bacterium DNA.
GATGCCGGCATGGTACTCAGGAGATGGACGGATTGGGTAAGCCAGGCTTGCTGCAAGCGGACCAGGGCGTCCTTCATCTCTTCCGGAGGCTCGAGGAAGGAATGCGTCACGCAGTAGCGTCCTTCGCGGTCTTGCGCGACCAATTCCCACTCGCAGAGATCGCGCACGTAACGTTTGATCGAGGCCGCGGTCATGGGCGGGCGGAGGAAGTCCCCCAACACCTGGTAATCGCCGCGGAAGTCGCAGACTCCGATGGCGGCGCGCACCAGAGGGTAGTTAAGGTCGAGGTAATACTTGGATTGGCTCTGATTGAGACGGCGGAAGAAGCTCCGGTTGCGGCGGAACTCGAGCTTCCGCATGGCCGCCTTTTTTTCTTCCGTATCCTTGGCATCCGTTAGCGCCACCAGCACACGCAAGAATTCGACTCCGTTCCCATCCAGGGAAAGGCCCTCGCCCATGCGCCCGATGGCTGCCGAACTGAGCTTCCGGCGGCCCTTGATCACTTCGTTGAAGAAGCCCGGATTGGCGAAACCCGCCACCCGGGCCAGCTTGCGCTGTGAGAAGCTCGGGTCCCGCGATTGCATCCAGCGGAAGCGATCCTTGATAAATGCGCGGTAGTCCAGGTACTGGTAGATGTTGGGCTCGGATACTGCATCGGCCTGTTGTACGGGGGCTGGAGTCGCGGCTTCAGCTTCGGTTTCAGCCATTATCGAAAATACCAGGAAACTGGAAAGACATTCATCATAATTCGGAGTGTTGATAAAGTATAATCCCCGGGCTGAGGCGGCTGGAGGCCCATATTTTCCGGTGCGGCTAAAACTCTGCTAATAGTTCCAAAAGTTGATCCTCAATTCATCGCTCTCAAGGTCCCGCAGGTCCCGGTTGCGGCAGCTCGGGGGCCGCGTCCAAACCGACGGTAACCGTGGCGGGCGCGTGCGGTTTCGCATCCGTATGCAGAAACCACCACGCCGCCCCGGCGGAAATCGCCAGAACCCCGGCGGCGCCTCCCACCAGCCATTTCCCCGCCCGGCCGATACGGGACTCCCGTTCCGGAGACCCGCCCTCGTCGGCCTGATCCGATCCCGCGGCGTAAAAGGCCAGCCGGCCGTCCCAGAAGTCCTGGGGGGAGACGCTCTGCCCCATGGTATCCACGGCGACCCTGGTATTCGGCCGCGTCGGGAACCAAGTCCGTTTGTAGTAGCAATTGTTCAGGACCAGTTCCCGGGTGGACAGGAGGACGGGGGTGGACGCATTGTAGAAGCGCGCATGGCTGATGCGCAGGATAGCGCCCCTATCCGCCTGGATTCCCATCCAGGGCCTCTCGTCGGGGGCGAAGCCGACCACGTCGGCGGCGATGGAAGCCACGAGATAAGGCGGATCTCCCGGATTCCCATCGACCATGAGCTTGCCTCTGACCACGATTTTCCCGCCGGGTCCGGATGCGAAATTCAGGACCGATGAACCACATATAAGGGTCGTTTGGCCGCGAGGGACGATCATACTGTCGCAAGGCATGTTGTAGGGAACCCATGCGGTCGGAGCGGACCGGCCGATCAGCGGGGGCATGATGCGAAAGCCGGCGCTGTCGCCTTGGCATTTCCCCGCGCCGTGGGCGCCGATGGCGGAAAGCGCCAGCGCCAATCCCGCCCATGCGCTCATGGGCGTCCTCATCTGCCCGCCGATCCGCACACCATCTTCTTTCGCATGACCTGTGCCCCTTTTTCCGATTCCAACCGCACTTCGTACACATAGACTCCCGATGGCCAGCCGGCATCGCCCGCCACCAGCTCATGCTCGCCCACGGTGATGGCGCCCAGTTCGCGGGACTCGACCACGCGTCCGTCGAGGGACCTCACCTGGAACCGGCCCCGCAGGGGTCCGCTCAGGCCGCCGGGCACCCGGAACCGGATTCGCGTCGTCCCGCGGAAGGGATTCGGCGCGTTCTGGTCCAATGCGAATTCGGCGGGCAGGCTGCCCGAGAAGGAGGCGATGCCGGGGGAGACTGCCTTCCCATACAGGAGGACGAACGATTGCGGGCCGGCCGCCAGGGGCAATGCGTCCATTTCCGCCGCTGGGTAAACCTTTCCGTTCCCCAGGTCCAGGAGCGCACCGGACCTGCCGGACGCGTCCGCAGCCGGGTCAACGCCGGAAAGGTCCAAGGCATAGGTCCCCGCTTCCGGGGCGACGATCTCGAGCGGGATACGCAGGCTGTCCGTTCGCGCGACCTTGCGGAAAGCCCAACCCGTCCCGTCGCCGGCCCTGAATTCCAAAGCGAGTCCCGCATCGGAGATAGGCCGCATATACGGCGTCTGCAAGAACGGCCCGGACCGGTAGAAGACGGCGCTTTGGGATCCGCCCGGGCCCGACAGGGTCATCCGCAGGGCATCGGGCGCGGGAGCCGGGGGCGCAAACCCCGGCGCCGCCGTCTTAGCAGCCGTCTTTGCGGCCGCGATCGGTGGGAAAGGCTCGCCCGAGGCCGCGCCCATCCCGTCGCGAGCGGCCGCGGCATACGGATCGAAGGCCAGGTAGGTGGGCTTGAAGGCGTAGAGAAGGTAGCCTTCGAAAGGCTGCAAGGTATCCGGCACCGGCCAGTCATAGACCGCCCGGCTTCCGGCCGCCGTATCCAGGCGCCGTAAGGCCCGCGGGAAGGAGAGCGCGGTGGAATCGGGAATCCCCAACGCGGTACGGGGAAAGGGGAAAGGCAGCGGGTTGGCGATGAGATGCCAGCCGGGCCGGTCGAAGCGGAGGGTATCCGGCTTCAATCCGGAGAACGCGGCTCCCTGCGCCTTCGGACGGAAAGGCTTGCCGGCGGCCAGCAGATATCCCTTCCCGCGTTGCAGGCGCGTCTGTCCGGTGGGCAGCAGTCCGACCCATTTGCCGGAAATGAGGGTGTCCAGCGCGAGGATCTCCCCCGCCCCGCCATCCATCCCCGCCATGACGTTCGCCCCCATCGTCGCGCCGTCGAACGGAAATCCGATGAGATGACGGAACTTCGCGTGGCGGGTCGCGAGGCGGGCCTCGATGGCCTCCAGAGAAGGTTGTTTGCCGGAAAGGGGAATCCAATGCTGATCCGGAGAGAATCGATCGAGCGGGGATTCATAGATGACGCGATAGGCATAGAGCCGGTCCGGGGCCAGGGCCACGCGCAGGGTGGACTCGACCGGAACCAGGCTGCTCGATTCCATACGGAGAGCGCCGGTGGACCCGAGAGAGAGGAGATCGGCGCGGAATCGGGGCAGCGTCGCGCGCTCCGCCGAGGTCAGGCCGGGCATGAAGACGAGGGAATCGCCTCGGAAGGCTATTGCGGCCGCAGCCGCCGGCTGGGCTGGGGCCCAGTCGGCGGGCGTCGGGAATTCCACCAACAGCGCGGCGATCGCAGACGGGGGAACGATTATCGAATACCGTCCTCCGCTTTCCGTGAATGACGCGGCCTCCCAGATCCCATTAACGGAAACCAGCGCCCGCACCAGGTCTTTGCTCTGGGGAGCCTTCGCATCCAGGCAAAGCGTATAGGGGCTCTGCGGCACCAGGCTGTCCATCAAGATGCGCCGCGCGGCTAGGATGGTAAGGCGCGTGGTATCGAGATCGGCAGGGCGGAATCTGGAGTCGAGCGCCAAGTCCCCGGGCTTCGCGGAGAAAAGGCCCAGGACGGAATCGGACCCGTGGGCCAGATTGACCATTTGGCCTCCCGGGATACGGAACTGGCGGGCGACGAAAAACAGCTGGTTGCTATCCTCGATCCCTATGGAGACGCGCAGCCAACCGGGATCGCCCGGCAGCTGGGGCAAACGGATGATTACGCGCCCTCTCATCATCCAGATCCGCTGCAAGGAATCTGATAACGGGAACTGCACCGATAGGCTGTCTCCGGGGAGCCGGCCGGGCCAGGAAAATTTCAGTGCGGCCCCGAAGGCGCCCATGGACGGATCGTCTTGCGCGGTGACCCGGCTACTGGAATCCACCGCGAGCTGATGTCCGGCAGCGCTACGCGAGAAAATGCGGGCATGGGGAAGGATCAGGCTATCGGCCCCCGGACCGAAGGTCATGCGTTCCACCAGCATGGCTTCAAATCTCCCGAGCGGGTACGGCACTGCGCCCCAGTATCCCTCGGCCGAGTCCTTCACGGGCAGGAAGCGATCGCCGCCTCGCCAGAAGTACAGGGAGTCCTTCCTGAAAACGGTCATGCCGGCATTCGGGATCCCGAAGCGGACGGTCCCCTCGCCTTCCGCCGTGGTCGAGGCCGTGAAGGCGATTTCCCGTCCCTGGTACTGGGGCATTCTCCATTTCCGGTCGGCGGGCAGGAGCTGGGATGGGCCGAAAGCGGTCATGCCCGCCCGGTTCACCGAGGAGAAAACCAAGGAGAGTCCGGGAAGCAGGGGATCGGGCGAAGCGATATCCTTCCCGCGGAAAGTGTTCTGGCCGCTCAAGGCGGGAAGGAGTTCCCGGGCCCCCGCCAGGGCATTCCGGTAAAGCGTGCTCCCGCGCGGTCCGGCAGGGCCCGGGAGGTAACCCGAATCCGCACGCGCGAAAAGGAGCGGAATGCCATCGTCCCGGTTCGGGAGGGTCAGGCTGACCACGGCGGCATTGCCATTCATGACCAAGAGGGTGTCGTTGCGGAACCAGGGCCGCACCGAATCGGGAAGGTTAGCGGAGTAAGGAAAGGGATTCGTCTTGAGGGAAAAGCTGAGCAAGCGTGGAAAAGGAGAGGGCGCCACGATCGCGCGACCGCCGGCGATGGGCAAATCCAGGCTGGTATCCCGCGGGAACAGGTTGAAGGCGGGCAAAGGCAGATCGCCGTTCCACGCTCCGTGCGCGGCATCGCCGGGGATGCGCCAATCCCACGCAACGCCGGAGTCCAGTGCCGGAGAAATGGCCGCGTTACCGGGTTGGAACAGGAGACCGGAGTTGGGGTTTTCGAATCCGTCCCAAGCGGAGTAACGGACGTTTTCCACGGCGATGGAATTTTCCGGCCGATAGGTTCCGGGCTTTATCACGAGCGGGTACCGGGCCGTACCCACTTGGGGCACGTTGTTGCGGGCGGGCGGATTTGCGAAGTAATTGTTGTGGATGGATAAAGAGGCGGTGGTCCCGCCGTCCAGGTCGAACTGGGTTCGGTTAAAGGTATTGTACCACATCTCCATGCGACCCCCCATCCTGACCGTCAAGACCTCGGGGAGGTTGAACAGGTTGTTGAACAGGGCCATGCCGCCGCTGGGCGAGTTCTCCGTCAGCGCGATGGGCCCGGTGGAGACGAACATGGAATTGACGATGGAGATGCTGATCTCGGAACTGATCGCCGCTGCCCCCATGTTCGTGAACATGCAATTCACGAGGGAGACCTTCCCAGTCCCGCCCCAAGCGAGGGCCTTGGCAGGACCCGCCGCGTCCCCCTGCAAGGTGCACCTGTCGAGGATGAGCTCATTGTTCCCGCTCATGGCGGAGTCGAAGAGCGCGCCGGACCCCTCGAGCTTAAGGGCCAGGCCGCGGAGGACGACGACTCCCCGCTGTCCTTGGATCCGCAACAGGATCCATGGGATGCGCAGCGCCGCCGTATCGGAGGGGGACATCCGCTCGAACACCAGGGAATCGCAGCCGTTGTTCGTGAGGGACAAGGTGCCCGGATTCCGATATCCTTCTCCGGTGAAGCGCACGTGCTGGACCCCGGTGGCCGGAAGCGAGGAGGACAAAGCATCCAACCCTAACCGGGAGGAGCCATCGACGATGTAGTTGTCACCCAAACTCGGCGATGCGCCCATGGCGCAGGCCGCCGCGATCAGGCTCGCGCCAAAGCGGTTACGCACGGCTGCACGGCGGCTGGAGAATTGGCGTATCGGCATGTTGAAAAATATAAGGCGGGACCCCGTAACCATCGGACGGAAGGCGGAAGTAAAAAACCCGGCGTGGGACCTGGCTTTGGCCGGAGAAAAAGCCCGATTTTATAGGGCTTCGCGAAAACGCGTATGGGTAGCGTGATGATTGCTTCCCCGATGTGTGTAACCATGGGGCGATGACCCGATGCCACGGAC
It encodes the following:
- a CDS encoding TIGR02147 family protein, with the translated sequence MAETEAEAATPAPVQQADAVSEPNIYQYLDYRAFIKDRFRWMQSRDPSFSQRKLARVAGFANPGFFNEVIKGRRKLSSAAIGRMGEGLSLDGNGVEFLRVLVALTDAKDTEEKKAAMRKLEFRRNRSFFRRLNQSQSKYYLDLNYPLVRAAIGVCDFRGDYQVLGDFLRPPMTAASIKRYVRDLCEWELVAQDREGRYCVTHSFLEPPEEMKDALVRLQQAWLTQSVHLLSTMPASERHVSSALLTVSEGTYQAILERVEKMREELLELVRADQSSERVVQFNIQVFPRSGGKRNRTLPPDMAKGGAAVASPTDPRLSAAALSLKPCPLAAHPNQARIPDSGA